The Agreia sp. COWG nucleotide sequence TCGCTGGCGCCGCGACCGTGGCAGTCGGTGCTGTCCCAATTCCAGGGCTGGGTGCGATCAAAGCGGGTGAAGGAGTCGTCGCGCCAGTCATCAAGGCTGGTTCCGCCGGGGGTGAGACGGCAGGGAGGGCATTCACGACCGCCGTAAAAGATGCTGCCAAGGCGGAGAACCCAACGTCGACTTGCGTCTACTGTCACATGGATACCCCTAGCCCCCAGGTAGACCACGCAATTCCCCGGTCTAGGGGGTAACGCTACGTTGGATAATGCACAGATAACGTGTCAGTTCTGCAATGCGTCAAAGGGTGCCCGGGACTTCCCCGTAAATCCACCGCCGGGCTATCCAGGTGGCGAGTTCCCCCCACCGTGGTGGCAACAAAAATGAGGAGTTTTAGTTCGTGATGTCTCGGGTGCACTTGTCCCCTATCTGGAGAGACAAGGCAAATTACATCATCAATGCTGCTATTCCGGATGATGAAGAATACGAGCAACTGTGGGTACAAAAAATGGGCGACGGCACCTTCATGGTGTGCTGTATCCCGTTTTTCATCTACGGAGTGTCACTGGGCGACCTGATTGCTGAGGATGAGAACCACTACATGACCTCGGTGGTTCGGAGGTCTGGACGATTCACCGCCCGCCTGTATTTCTCCGAGGAACAGCGCCGATTCAAGCGCGAGACGGTTGACGAACTTATCGCGCACGGAGCCCAGAACGAATGGGCGACGGAATCATTAATGAGTGTTGATTGTGGGACTCTCGACGCGAGCACTCACATAGTTGACTACCTCATTCGAGGCCATAACACCGGGAAATTCTTATACGAAAACGCGGGATAGCGACTGGTCAAGGCGGACCAAAAGCAGTTCGATGCGCGCCACGCGCGCAGTTGCAAGCTCATGGCTCGCTTTACCAGAGCGGTTTCAAGACGGGAAAATGACGATGAAGATGCGATCCATCGACGGATCTCCGATTCCTGGAGTGTTGGTTTACTCGGAGCGAGACTACGCGTTCCGGTACATGGCTCGAATGAGCTCTGACGCCCTGGAGGCGGTGGGGCATGAAGGCGCCACGAGCATTACCCTTGGCACGTTGCAGATGGAGGTTGCTGTCGAAACGGGGCGAGTGTTGTTCTTCTGGGGCTGAGGCCGCGGCAGGCGTGGGTTGAAGACCGCCTGGGAGAACCAAGTTTCGTTGAAGGGGCTGTCCGCACTAATAGATGCCGGTGAGGGCCTGCAGAGAGGCGCGTCGATTGTGCTCTGTGACGATGCGGACACCTGGGGCACCAGCTTCGATTCCGTGTCAGGTTGGGTGCGCGTCGGGCCCGCGCGTAGACCGGAGGATTCCCCCATGCTGACGCGAATCGCTGGCGGCTGCCTGCTTGGATTGGCCGACGGGATGGTCCAGGAACTCTGGTTACATCCCCAATTCGTCGACGGGTGAAGTCGATACCTTTGCTGGACTTCAGGAGTTGCGCAACGAGCTAAGTGTTGGTGGGAACCAGCCTCAGATATCCCTGGCTAAACGGAAAACGAGATCGTGCAGTTCATTCGAGGCCACACTGGCGAAGGATGGGTAGGCGGTAAGGCACGACCGTCAATTTCAGAAATCGAGTCGGCGCTGAAAACTCCAGGAACTCGCCTTCCAGGCCAGAACGCTGTTCAGTTTATTAAAGGTGACGTGAGAGTGATCGTGAACGAGGATATGCCCATGAGATCGACGGCGGTGTATGACCATTGAGTTCAGTTGAGTGGGACTTTCCCGTGGTGCTTGGAACCACGCAAGCAACGTTTCAAGTCGTAGTTAATGGTTGGGCGGCGGAAGTTTGGCTCGACTATCAAGCTCAAGACTCAAAGCGCCAGGACAGGCGTGATTGGAGTCCATACGACTTCATTGGCGGGCTGTCTCTTCGCAGCATCCTCTTCACGGCGGAGAACAGGATGAGAGAGGTAGGGGCGCTCGTTGGAGTGGTGCCGCAGATAGAGGTCGCGGATCAACTATTTAGAACTATTACCCAGCAGGATGTCAACAGGATGATTCCGAAGATCTGGACGTGGAGTGAGCGAGGGGAGCCCTCGAATGAGGAGTGGTGGTGGAAAAGGATTCCGTCATCTGGTCCCATCCTCGAAGAATTTACTCAAATCACGAATGGTCAGGCCACAACGGGAAACAGTTTCATTGCTGGACAGATGGGAGCGCAATAGCTCACAGGCTCCGCGGCCTTTTCTCAAGATGGTGATCGCCACTGACGATGTCAGAGACGGATGCGGCGGGCAAGACCACGTCGAGTGCGGCGTCGTTCAACTCGATCAACCAGCTCACCTCGACGACAGGCAACGCCCCGTCGAGCTACGGCTATGACGCGAACGGGCAGCGCGCCTCGTCGACCGTGGGCGGGGTGAACACGAATTACAGCTGGTCGGATGCGGGCCGCATGACCGGTGTCAGTCGCGAAGGCCGGTCGACGACCTACGGCTACGACGGCCTCGGCCGGCAGCAGACCTCTACCGACACGACCGGGTTGGGGTCGCAGACGACGACGTCGGTGTGGTCGGGCACGAGTATCGTGCAGCAGTCGAATCCGGCATCCGGGACGACGGCGCAGGTGCGGGATGCTCTGGGCGGGGTGGCGTTGCAGGCATCCGATCTGTCGACGGCGGATACGGGCACCCGGTGGAACCTTCTCGATAATCTCGGCTCGGTCGCAGCCCAGGCCGTGGGCGGATCGGTCACCCAGCTCGCCGGGTACGACGACTTCGGTGGTCAGAGCTTCGCCACGACGGGGTGGAATGCGGTGGCCGGGTTCGGTTCGGAGCAGTCCGACCCGTCGTATGACTTGAACAGTTATTTCTCGAGGCAGTACGACCCGGGCACGGGGTCGTGGCTGTCACAAGACAGCTACCGGGGACTGCTCACGGCACCGCAGTCGGTGAACCGGTACGCGTTCGTGACGAACAACCCGGCCACCCTGAGCGACGTGCTCGGGTACAGGCCGTGGGATCCGCAGGGGATTCCGCAGTCGGCGACGAAGTCGAACCCGAATGCGGCGTTCTACACGCCGCAGCCGTGGCACCCGCCGATGGTGGCACCGAGCCCGGTTGCATCGGGATCGTCTGGTGGGGCTGGTTCGAGCGCGGGAAGTGGTTCGTCGGCACGATCGGATTACTTCGGTGATTACTACTCGGTGAAGAAGACCGACAAGGCGGGGTGCGGGGAGGACTACGACCCGTGCGCGTCCGATGTCTACCTGCAGGATCGCCACAAAAACGAGGACATTGCGAAGGCCGGTCAGGATGTGGGGGCGTTCCTCGCAGGAGCTCTTGTCGCGGTTGTGGTGACTGCGGCGATCGTCGGTGCGGTTGCGTGTACTGCAGCAACGGTCGGAGTCTGCGCTGCGGTCATCGTCGGCGCTGCTGCGGTCGGTGGTGCGGCTGGGGGAGTGACTACCTACGGGCTCTCGTCTGGGCCGAAGACCAGTGAGGGATTGGTCGAAGCCGGCGTGTGGGGTGGCGTCGCAGGAGCGGCCACCGGAGGCCTCGGCGTCGGCGCCAGCTCCTTCCTCGCAAAAGCTGGCTCTGCTGGCGCAGCGAAAGTCGCAGTGGCGGAGTCGACTCGATTGGCGTCACGGGTAGATGACTTATCCGGAGCGTTAGATCCGATCGCCAGAAATAGCAGGACTTCTGCTGTTTTGGGCACGAATGAAGGCACCGATATTCTTGCCTCAGGAGGTCGTGATTTGAGTCCTGCACAGCGAGCACTCGCCCAACCCGGCGATCTTTTGGCGGCACAACCGGGTGCCCACGCTGAAGTTACTGCGCTACAGGCGGCGAGCAGGGCCGGTCTCACACCAAGCCAGATTGCTGTCTCGCGGCCGATATGCACATCCTGCCAATTGGCTTTAGAAAACTCGGGTGGACAGATTCAGACGGGCAATACCTCGGCGGTTTGGCCGAGATGAACTACGACGAAAGCGCAATAGCCCGGGGTGTGATGGGGTTGTCTCGACCTCGAGCGGCTGCGTTTGCGGCGGGGTGTGCAACTGTGCTGCTCCCCTCGTATGAGTGGTTTACTCGGGCAGGGGGTCGCGGCGATATGAAGACCGTGCGTTCAGGAATCGATGATGCCTGGCTTCTCTCCTCCGACACTGGGGAGATAAACCCGGACGTTTCCAAGAGGCGCGAACAGCTACTGATGCTTTTACCTGATGACTCGGATCCTGACTGGGTGCTGATGAGCCCTATCGCCCAAAACGCCGTAGCCAGCGTGGTCTATGCATTGAATGTGTTAGGGGCGGGTGATCAGAATGATCCGGTCTGGGCAGCACGGCAG carries:
- a CDS encoding DUF4265 domain-containing protein, translating into MSRVHLSPIWRDKANYIINAAIPDDEEYEQLWVQKMGDGTFMVCCIPFFIYGVSLGDLIAEDENHYMTSVVRRSGRFTARLYFSEEQRRFKRETVDELIAHGAQNEWATESLMSVDCGTLDASTHIVDYLIRGHNTGKFLYENAG
- a CDS encoding RHS repeat-associated core domain-containing protein yields the protein MSETDAAGKTTSSAASFNSINQLTSTTGNAPSSYGYDANGQRASSTVGGVNTNYSWSDAGRMTGVSREGRSTTYGYDGLGRQQTSTDTTGLGSQTTTSVWSGTSIVQQSNPASGTTAQVRDALGGVALQASDLSTADTGTRWNLLDNLGSVAAQAVGGSVTQLAGYDDFGGQSFATTGWNAVAGFGSEQSDPSYDLNSYFSRQYDPGTGSWLSQDSYRGLLTAPQSVNRYAFVTNNPATLSDVLGYRPWDPQGIPQSATKSNPNAAFYTPQPWHPPMVAPSPVASGSSGGAGSSAGSGSSARSDYFGDYYSVKKTDKAGCGEDYDPCASDVYLQDRHKNEDIAKAGQDVGAFLAGALVAVVVTAAIVGAVACTAATVGVCAAVIVGAAAVGGAAGGVTTYGLSSGPKTSEGLVEAGVWGGVAGAATGGLGVGASSFLAKAGSAGAAKVAVAESTRLASRVDDLSGALDPIARNSRTSAVLGTNEGTDILASGGRDLSPAQRALAQPGDLLAAQPGAHAEVTALQAASRAGLTPSQIAVSRPICTSCQLALENSGGQIQTGNTSAVWPR